A single window of Streptomyces cathayae DNA harbors:
- a CDS encoding RNA polymerase sigma factor, whose translation MRARIRAGDREAFAALYEEYARSVCNHAYRLTGDWSTAEEVLSETFLAAWRTRHAVEPEGDSLRPWLLGIATNKARNANRGIGRRLAFLARRPAPEPVADIADATAGRVDDTRRLAAIRQTLGGLRRQEREVLALCVWSGLDYAEAAEALGVPVGTVRSRLSRARKQLRRLTDEQLRRTPDGSAREARPGEAVRSGREPRPRRGEAESRAAFVALPIQEEAR comes from the coding sequence ATGCGCGCACGGATCAGGGCGGGCGACCGCGAGGCGTTCGCCGCGCTCTACGAGGAGTACGCGCGGTCGGTCTGCAACCACGCCTACCGGCTGACGGGCGATTGGTCGACGGCCGAGGAGGTTCTGTCCGAGACCTTCCTGGCCGCCTGGCGCACCCGTCACGCCGTCGAGCCGGAGGGCGACTCGCTGCGGCCGTGGTTGCTCGGGATCGCCACGAACAAGGCACGCAACGCCAACCGCGGTATCGGGCGGCGCCTGGCCTTCCTGGCCCGCCGCCCCGCCCCGGAACCGGTGGCGGACATCGCGGACGCCACGGCCGGACGCGTCGACGACACACGGCGGCTCGCCGCGATCCGGCAGACACTGGGCGGACTCCGCCGCCAGGAACGCGAGGTGCTGGCCCTCTGCGTCTGGTCCGGGCTGGACTATGCCGAGGCCGCCGAAGCCCTCGGTGTCCCGGTGGGCACCGTGCGGTCGCGGCTGTCCCGCGCCCGTAAGCAGCTGCGACGGCTCACCGACGAGCAGCTCCGCCGGACACCGGACGGGTCCGCGCGGGAAGCGCGACCCGGAGAGGCGGTCCGATCCGGAAGGGAACCCCGCCCCCGCCGCGGAGAGGCAGAGAGCAGGGCCGCGTTCGTGGCCCTGCCCATCCAGGAGGAAGCCCGATGA
- a CDS encoding MFS transporter: protein MWPLYAAGFTTAFGAHGIAANLGGFSADAVTSLLVLGGLLALYDGAEVLLKPVFGTLADRIGARPVLLGGLVAFAVASALYVVADSPGWLWAARLGQGAAASAFSPSASALVARLNPAAKHGRAFGSYGFYKAIGYTLGPLLGGVLVWGGGLRLLFAVLAVLGVVVAVWAALAVPVVPPLPKVRQTVLDLARRLADPAFLAPTAALAAATAALSVGVGFLPVSGRAAGLSTVATGAAVSVLAACAAVVQPRAGRALDEGRLTTRCGLAVGLFVTAAGLTCAVLPGLTGVLLGAALIGVGTGLITPLGFAALASSTPQERLGQTMGTAELGRELGDAGGPLLVAAVASLATLSYGFAALGLLIGAGAVVAFAHRRSVPAGPVTGTDG from the coding sequence ATGTGGCCGCTGTACGCGGCCGGGTTCACCACGGCCTTCGGCGCGCACGGCATCGCCGCGAACCTCGGCGGCTTCTCCGCGGACGCGGTCACTTCGCTGCTGGTGCTGGGCGGGCTGCTCGCCCTGTACGACGGCGCCGAAGTGCTCCTCAAGCCGGTCTTCGGCACCCTCGCCGACCGGATCGGTGCCCGCCCGGTGCTGCTGGGCGGTCTTGTCGCGTTCGCGGTGGCGTCCGCGCTGTACGTGGTGGCGGACAGTCCCGGCTGGCTGTGGGCGGCCCGGCTCGGCCAGGGCGCCGCGGCCTCCGCCTTCTCGCCCTCCGCGTCCGCGCTGGTGGCCCGGCTCAACCCGGCGGCCAAGCACGGCCGTGCCTTCGGCAGCTACGGCTTCTACAAGGCCATCGGCTACACGCTCGGCCCGCTGCTCGGTGGTGTCCTGGTCTGGGGCGGCGGTCTGCGGCTGCTGTTCGCCGTCCTCGCGGTGCTCGGGGTGGTGGTCGCCGTCTGGGCCGCGCTCGCCGTTCCCGTCGTGCCGCCGCTGCCGAAGGTCCGGCAGACGGTGCTGGACCTGGCCCGGCGGCTCGCCGACCCGGCCTTCCTCGCCCCGACCGCCGCGCTCGCCGCGGCGACCGCCGCCCTCTCGGTCGGTGTGGGCTTCCTGCCCGTCTCCGGCCGCGCTGCCGGGCTGAGTACGGTGGCCACCGGAGCCGCGGTGTCGGTGCTCGCCGCATGCGCCGCCGTCGTGCAGCCGCGCGCCGGGCGGGCCTTGGACGAGGGACGCCTCACGACCCGTTGCGGTCTCGCCGTGGGACTCTTCGTCACCGCGGCCGGTCTGACCTGTGCCGTGCTGCCCGGCCTCACCGGTGTCCTGCTGGGGGCCGCCCTGATCGGCGTCGGCACGGGGCTGATCACCCCGCTGGGCTTCGCCGCCCTGGCCTCGTCGACCCCTCAGGAGCGCCTGGGCCAGACCATGGGCACCGCAGAACTCGGACGCGAACTCGGTGACGCAGGTGGCCCGTTGCTGGTCGCCGCCGTTGCTTCCCTTGCCACGCTGAGCTACGGCTTCGCCGCGCTCGGACTTCTCATCGGGGCGGGTGCGGTGGTGGCGTTCGCCCACCGCCGCTCGGTGCCGGCCGGGCCCGTGACCGGGACCGACGGCTGA
- a CDS encoding transposase — protein sequence MPLTDAQWARIEPLLPGRTARRDGRRRDHRGVIDGIAWKFQIGAQQVRMPGLLPPRPGLGPAKRVPRRRKCLLPVPGRLSRGDSSGRAVSDRWSVDPRPVSAAPWCGAGHGNSSARPER from the coding sequence GTGCCGTTGACCGACGCCCAGTGGGCGCGGATTGAGCCGCTTTTGCCGGGCCGGACGGCGAGGCGAGACGGCCGGCGGCGGGACCACCGTGGGGTGATCGACGGGATCGCCTGGAAGTTCCAGATAGGTGCGCAGCAGGTGCGGATGCCGGGGCTCCTGCCCCCACGGCCGGGTCTGGGCCCGGCGAAACGGGTGCCGCGCCGCCGCAAGTGCCTGCTCCCGGTCCCCGGCCGCCTCAGCCGTGGGGACAGCAGCGGGAGGGCTGTGTCTGACCGGTGGTCTGTGGATCCGCGTCCGGTATCAGCGGCCCCGTGGTGTGGCGCGGGTCACGGGAACTCCTCGGCCAGGCCGGAGAGGTAG
- a CDS encoding CU044_5270 family protein, translated as MNDRTSGPERAEHEELARLLPAPAERDLPPGRHLHHKDTLMRLIDQDGDRTTALPRPRPRLLRPTVLLPAAGLALGGVLLTTLTVTGQDRAPAPSAAGTGSRATAPRGAAVLLDRVASVAAKKGEQKVTDDQFVYVRTLQTENEGKFDGPVKLTEPREREVWITQKSGPVIDEGLIHQGGSYIPITVGVPDGEAAVGYPAGLSRPTYTWLASLPTDPDALLQRLATEITADQDARDTPAEDRDPDQDAFDAIGELLRETVMPPKTAAALYKAAAKIPGVTEDSDAVDAAGRHGIGVARDNTRAGWRTAWIFDSTTLEYLGERSYLIKDTSMGKKGTLINRSAVLERAVVNALRERPSTEKPSTTT; from the coding sequence ATGAACGACCGCACCTCCGGCCCCGAGCGGGCCGAACACGAGGAACTGGCCCGGCTGCTGCCGGCCCCGGCCGAACGGGACCTGCCTCCGGGCCGTCATCTCCACCACAAGGACACCCTGATGCGTCTGATCGACCAGGACGGCGACCGCACCACCGCCCTCCCCCGCCCCCGGCCCCGCCTCCTGCGCCCCACTGTCCTGCTGCCCGCCGCCGGACTGGCCCTGGGCGGGGTACTGCTCACCACGCTCACCGTGACCGGCCAGGACCGCGCTCCGGCACCGTCCGCCGCGGGCACGGGTTCTCGGGCCACGGCCCCGCGTGGCGCGGCCGTGCTGCTCGACCGGGTCGCCTCGGTCGCCGCGAAGAAGGGCGAACAGAAGGTCACCGACGACCAGTTCGTGTACGTCAGGACACTGCAGACCGAGAACGAGGGCAAGTTCGACGGCCCGGTGAAGCTGACCGAGCCCCGCGAGCGTGAGGTCTGGATCACGCAGAAGTCGGGGCCGGTGATCGATGAAGGCCTGATCCACCAGGGCGGCTCGTACATCCCGATCACCGTCGGGGTCCCGGACGGCGAGGCGGCCGTCGGCTACCCGGCGGGCCTCAGCCGGCCGACGTACACGTGGCTGGCCTCCCTGCCCACCGACCCCGACGCCCTGCTCCAGCGGCTCGCCACCGAGATCACCGCGGACCAGGACGCGCGTGACACCCCGGCCGAGGACCGGGACCCGGACCAGGACGCCTTCGACGCCATCGGTGAGCTGCTGCGGGAGACGGTGATGCCGCCGAAGACCGCGGCCGCCCTCTACAAGGCCGCGGCGAAGATCCCCGGCGTGACCGAGGACTCCGACGCGGTGGACGCGGCCGGCCGGCACGGGATCGGCGTGGCCCGCGACAACACCCGGGCCGGTTGGCGCACCGCCTGGATCTTCGACTCGACCACCCTGGAGTACCTGGGCGAACGGAGCTACCTCATCAAGGACACCTCCATGGGCAAGAAGGGCACCCTGATCAACCGGTCGGCGGTCCTGGAGCGCGCGGTCGTCAACGCCCTCCGCGAAAGGCCGTCGACCGAGAAGCCGTCAACGACGACCTGA